The Sabethes cyaneus chromosome 3, idSabCyanKW18_F2, whole genome shotgun sequence DNA window GGAGACCAATTACGGAGCAAAGGAATACCAGAACTCAggaaaagggtgaaaaatgtgacaagaaaagaagggaaaaggatcagagaaagaggaaaccgcggactggcatacaaaaaaacgaaagaaaaaacgtgacaggatcacagaatgggagggaaaatgggacagtaagaaggaaaaattcgaaacagaagaaaacaaaaagagggaaaacgttacaagaaagggaatacggaacagatACAAACTCAACTAGACAATGAAAAGCAAGAGACCCCGATAGGAAAAAAAGGAATAATGCGAAAACAGAAAACCGATCAAGGAATCGATAACAACGAGACATAAAAGGAGAAacatggaataaaaaaaataaaattgaacagaaaagaaggaaaaaagaaaaacggaagagataAAGACGAAAAAACGGCATAAAACGGAAAATCAAAGCGAATCAAGAAAAAGGAAGCCAAAAATAGAATAtatgtgacagaaaagacagAAACACGATGTatcaaaaaaagagaaggaaaacgggaaagaaaataatgaaaaaggaataaaaacaaaagttaaaacAGGACTGGAAGTACGAAAAAATTGGACAAGCAATGAAAAACAactgaacaatgaaacaggaaatatGGAAAACAAGATACACAAAAGaggaaaataagacaaaaaagtaaaaacggATAAAAAGTAGAAGCAAATTTAAGAAAGCGGTccaggaaagaagaaaaaacgcaagaaaaatgtataaaaaggaCTGGAacggaaaaataaaataagtgaaaatttttgttttatttgtatgagagtccttatccccctaccacaggggtgagctgactaaaaccatcataaaaaaatttctgcctccataaccccccacatgccaaatttggttccatttggttgattagttctctagttattaggaaatttgtacatatttcatttgtatgggagcgttcCCTTttatagaggggaggggtcataatttacctcctctttaggaggaggaggggagaggtctcaatgcatcatagaaaaagaatttgcctcccaaaacacccacatgccaaatttggttccatttgattgattagttctcgagttatgaggaaatttgtttttcatgtgtataggagccccccctcctaaagtggggaggagtcctaattcacaatagaaaaaattcttgcctcctaaaacgtttacttgccaaatttggttctatttgattgattagttctcgagttatgaaaaaatttgtttttcatttgtataggagcccccccacccAAAGTGGGGAAAGgtactaattcatcatagaaaaaaatcatgcctccaaaagccttcacatgccaaatttggttccatttgcttgattagttctggagtaataaaattggtggacaagacacaaacacgtatcactcttacaacatttaaagataaaaacaatattaaaaaaattatttttacctacgagtcgaccggtttcaggcattctatgcctatcatcaggacgatgccgatgtccaactgattacgCATTGTTTATCTGGTTGTATCCACGTCGAAGAGCGGGAGAAATTGTTAACTTGATCTCACTTTTTTGCCAATCCAAAGAGAGGGGAAATTATTGGTGGATCATCTCCATTCATAAGAGGTTTCTCTGCATTGGCGATATACATTGATTCCCATGCATTTAGCAGTGAAACCTTCTTAATGGTTTTGATTAATTTCGCACTCtcccaatttattttatgccGTAATTCTTCACTGTGTGCTGCTACACTAGAGTCACATGATCGGCTGTGCTCCACGGCCTTCCTATGTTCCcttagtctaattttaaatttgcgACGTGTTTGTCCAATGTAGATAGCGGGGCAATCTTGGCATGGAATTTGATATATTCCAGATTGTTCCTCAAGCGGGATTTTGTCTTTGAGGTTGCACAACATTTCCCGTAGAGTGCAGCTGCTTTTGAAGGCTGTCGCAAATCCATGTTGGTGAAGAATGTTTTTGATCGAGTTTGTTATAATTGGATAAAACGGTAGGCTGATCCTAACTTTCTCATCGCTGTCTGGTTGAAGAGTTGTTGCATTCTGTCGGTGTCTTTTCCGTTCATGTTTCCGCAGGATTTTGTTCACAAAGTTGCTGTCATATCCATTCTGTCCGGCGATTTTGTGTATTTTCTCCCTTTCCGCATTAAACTCTTCATCTTCTAACGGTATATTGAAAAGGCGGTGGGCCATCGAGTGGAATGCTGCTTGCTTTTGGGCTCCAAAATGGTTGGAGTCGGATGTTATGAAACGGTCTGTTGAAGTTGGTTTACGGTAGATGCCAAATTTCAATGTTTTGTCTTCTTTTATTGAGATGCGAAGATCTAAAAACGGGAGTGTACCGTCTTGTTCTTTTTCAACCGTAAATCTGATCGAGTCGTGTTTCGAGTTCAGTAGGTTGAGCGTTTGTGGCAAATAGCGTTCCTTCACCAAAGCAAACACATCGTCGACGTACCGCTTCCAAACCCGGGGGAACATTTTGTCTTTTTGTACCTCGGTCTCAAAATCGCTCATAAATACTTCAGCTAATAGCGGTGAAAGCTTACTTCCCATGCTAAGGCCAAAGTTTTGTTTGTAAAACTTCCCGCGAAACATGAATAAGTTCTGCTTCATACACAACTGTGCCACAGAAAGATAAGCCGCAATGTGGTTCGAGGGGACTTGTTTTCGTTCTAAATGTGCACGTAAGCTTTTTAAGGCGTCTTCAACGGGTACACTGGGGAACAGAGAAGCAACATCGAACGACACCATGATCTCACTGCGTCGTATCTCGAGGTCTTTAATCTGATCTACAAGTTCTATCGAGTTTTTTACACTCTTGCCGTGAGTCACAGGATATCGTTTGATCTCATCTACCAGCCAAGCCGCCATTTTCTCGGTTGGTGTACAGATGTTTGACGAAATTGGACGCATAGACAATGGATTCTTATGGATTTTGGGTAGGCAGTATAGTGAGGCGACCTTCGGATTCGGCACGTAAAGACGTCGCTCAAGCTTTTCATCCCCCATTAGCCGTGCCACTTTTTGTCGAACAACGTTAGCCTCGTCTATCATAGTGTTGAGAGGATCTTTGGGttttccatttttgaatttACACTCTTCGTACGGACCTTCATTGATCATGTTGAGTACGCGCGAGTCGTAATCGTTTTTATCCATGATCACAATTGCATTTCCTTTATCAGCGCGGGAATAAACCACGTTACGTTCTTTAAGCTGTTTGATAATATTGGCGGTATCAGCTTTGACACggttagttctggagttatgaggaaatttgtatttcatttgtatggaagccccccctattaaaggggagaggggtcataattcccctcctgaagaggggaggggtctcaattcaccatagaaaaaaaaattgcctacaaaaacactcacatgctaaatttggttccatttgcttgattagtcctggagttatgaggaaatttgtatttcatttgtatgggagccccctctcctaaaaaggCAAGGCGTCcaaattcacaatagaaaaaatgtttgcctCTAAAaaaactcacatgccaaatatggttccatttgattgattagttctcgagctatgaggaaatttatatttcatttgtataggagtcccccctcctaaagttaggaggggtcctaattcactatataaaatattcgtgcctccaaaaatcttcgcatgccaaatttggttccatttacttgattagttctcgagttatgatagTTATGGTAGtttatcaaaaactactgaaccaatcggcgtggaaatttgcatgtagaagtttttgggatcagggaaggttcttatgatggttagagacccctccccccactaaaagggggggggggctcccatacaaatgaaacacaaatttctgcataacttgagaactaatcaagaaaatggaacaaaatttgatatgtgggtgtttctggtgacaagtattttttctatggtaaattgagaccactcctttctttagaaggggaattataactcctctaccctttaagagagggggggcttctatacaaatgaaatacgaattttcgtatttcatttgtatagaagccccccctctcttagaggtagaggagttataattccccttctaaagaaaggaggggtctcaatttaccatagaaaaaatacttgtcaccagaaacacccacatatcaaattttgttccattttcttgattagttatcaagttatgcagaaatttgtgtttcatttgtatgggagcccccacccccttcttagtggggggaggggtctctaaccatcataagaaccttccctgatcccaaaaacccctacatgcaaatttacacgccgattggttcagtagtttttgattctataaggaacatcccgacagacagacagacagaaacccatttttatatataagatttacATATATATATCTCAACAGACACAGTCGtcttaattttaaaatattttttgtgcgTTGCACGTTACGGGACAAATGATAGTCGAAAACGGCTGACACTCTGTTGAAAACTTTTTGCAAGCCTATAATCGCACTGTTGGCACCATAGTTGGTTCGTCGGAGCGGTAGACGTAGTGTTGGAACCATCCTTAAAGTTCTGGAGGGGGCGTTTACGTTTATCAACTGGAGGATGTCTGAGCAGTCGATACGGGCTGTTAAAACGTCTGCGACAGTCATTGCACGAGAGGTATCGCGGCGAAGCTGGAGTTTGTCGAGTCGAAGAAGTTGACAACGTTCCTCATAAGGAGTGACCTGCGTAGGTTGTCTCCGAGGTAGAAGACGTAGAGCATAGCGAACGAATCTACGTTGGATATTTTCGATCCGTAATACAGCGTTGTTGTAGTGTGGATTCCACACCGATGAGCAGTATTGTAGAGGAGCTCGCACTAATGAGCAGCAGGGCcctacaacgtcaccttcaattgcatatcgtcactcaacaatgaagtagtgaagcttcggtttcaacagaagcagcaccgcttcagtttcaaactggcttcagtcagcgtcagcgaaccggatttcacttcgtcatgactatccgtttcaacttttcatttgtacttttctatcaaatattcagaaaaaggccAGCAATTAtgaatgcaaataaattgaatttgagtaacatttcctacaatgcaacgcatattaaagttaaccttgtcaacgtcgacaaatcgtgcctgactttctgccgtcgtcaattgaaacagcttccaacttcaactgaagcttggttgaaacgttctgttcaacaagtgAAGCAGGTCACTTCatgtaagagaaagtcagtttcatttatttgtttcgacgatgccgggccctgatgAGCAGTATAAGGCGGTAAGGCATTGTACGTTTCGGAATTCTCTTGTCATGCGAATAATTAGACCGAGCAATCTAGTGGCTCTAGACACAATGAATGACATGTGCTGTTTATAGGTGAGACGGCAGTCCAGTATTACGCCAAGGTCCTTCACGTGATCGACTCGTGGGATCGGGGTTGAATCAAGGCTGTATTCAAAGTTCAGCGGCTGCAGTTTCCTGGTAAACGTCACTACTGAGCATTTTGATGGGTTGAGTAGCATGCGGTTTAGTTCACTCCAATGCGCGAAAATGTCCAATTGTTTTTGGAGGAGATGAGCATCGCCGATGCTGTTGATTTTCGAGAACAACTTCAGGTCGTCTGCAAACGCCAGTCGCGGGCAATCAAGCAAGTTATGTATGTACATCATTAAAATAGAGCAAGAAGACCTGCGGACCGAAACGGTTGCCTTGTGCAATCCCAGACGAGGCGGAGAATAGATCCGAGATCTGCTGGCCGATTCTCACTCGGAGAGTTCGTCCTGTCAGATAGGATGTAAACCAGTTCAGCAAGCTCCCACAGAATCCGAGGCGGTCCAGCTTGGCAACGGCAATACGATGGTTGACTTTGCCGAAGGCAGCGGAGAGATCAGTACATTTTGCGTCAGTTTGCGAACGTTCAGTGAAGCTATCAGTCACGTAACTAGTGAAACAAAGCAAATTCACAGCACACAGGATCGCTTTGGGAGGAAACCGTGCTGCTCGTTGGCTAACGTTTGTTGGCAATGGGAGAAGATTGGCTCGATAATTACTAACTCGAACAGTTTCGATACAGCACATAAGGCTGATATTCCCCTGTAGTTATCGACTTTTGTTCgatctccctttttgaaaactggGAACATATAGGCTTTTCATGTATTGAATGACGcgttcaatatcaatatcacggAGACGCTATTGATATTgagtgtttgaaaaaaaaaatgctgaaaaTGAGCAATCACCGTTGTATATGGCACGCATGAAAattttgtatgactttttttaaTATCAACTGGAAACCTAATAATACATTTAAAAGAATCGTTCTATTTCAAACTGTGCTTAAAAGCAACTAAAACTAATAATTTTGAATGTTTTGAATACCTGTAAGATTGTAGATGGCTTTGACTATTTCGAATATGGCGTTTCtaaataggccgtatgaataaaaaagtttgttttgctTCTCTGGTTTATACaagaaaaaacaaagcaaactgttttattcatgcaACCTACtgtcaaactttttttcacctaaaCGAGAATTTCATTGTGTACAGTGAGGACAACTAGAGAGCAGTTTTAAAAGGATAATCATCAAGATAAAATTAACGGAAGATAGCATTGAAGGATTTTATCAATTTACGTAAATATGGTAAGAGTGTTAAATAATGTGTTCTCCCCTAGATCGGTACGATGAGCTGACGGTATCAAGAAGAGAGCACTAAAGGCTCTCTCAATGGACTTTCCTGGTTAGACGGTGTTGCTAATACTACCATGGCCACTGCATATAATATTCTGGATGCGTCTTTTTGCGTTGCACCCAAAATTGCCAAACGTCAAAAATATGCTGCCGTCGTGGTTCAACATCCAGAGTCCGCAGCTGATGCAGGAAGTCTGAGGATTTCGTAGATTGTTCATTCTGGAGAGAGCCTCCAAACATCTCCGTAATGACATCGTCAATTTCATCGTTGGCCACCGTTGAATCACTGTCAATGTTCGCTATATTGGAGATAGAGGGATTCAGTGTGCACATCCGATTCCCACATTCCAACGATAAATTCCTGGAACATCGATATGGTCAAGTAGAGTGGATTCAACTGTTACAATGTGtataggtgatattttttatatattaatAACTACTTTCAGCATCCGTAACATTTACCTGAATTTGAACTTTTTCGTATCTACATACAATGGCTTAAAGGTTTGCTCGTAGTTATTTATGAATGTCCAATTACGTGATAAATCTGCACGAAAAGAAAATGATTAGTTTTTATGACGTGTATACGCACCTCCcaagcttcgaggtacgatgctgggctactaagctagtcgtcgtatgttcgaatctcggctgggagaggctattagagtcaataggagcGTAGCACTGGCCGATTTGTCCTATattttaacagctggctgtaaagtcagtcgtataaaaaaagaaagtcaagtttcgataacggctttggcacctaggctttgctttactacATACTATATTTTTTATATCAGATTGGTATAAAACAGTAATTACATATTTATTCAACCTTTATAAGTATCAGTATGCGCCAGTACCAGAGGACTAAAAGTACTTCGCGCTGATGGCAAGGTTCCAATGCCGTATGGTACTACCTCATATGGTTTCTGGTTAGCGATGATCACAAAAGTTACGTAAAAATGTAATTATCTGTGCATATACAAATTTGAACTATAGTATTTGTTTGTAATATTTGAATTTTCAGATCATGTTGATGTAAACAAATGATCCTTTTCTACTGCTACCAAATACTTACCAACTTCTGAAAACTGAGCAGCAATCTCATCAAAAAACTTTCGTTGCCTAACAAAGCTTTCTATCATTAGAACATGGGAGGACAAGAGGCGCCAGGAAAGTCGAAGTTTGCCTTGTATTTAATATTTCTAAGCTTTTTTGCTATTACTGTTACATCTTTAATGGATTTATCGGATTTGTTGATCACGTCTAGTATAACGAGTTGCAATGTGTGCACAGCACAACGGACTAAACTTAAGTTTTCCTGCAGTTCCAGGTTGAGTGTTTCTAAAAAATCTTCTTTTGTTTCTGGTTCATAATCCTCACCAGTTTCATTATCCGATATCATCACagattgattggttatttcaatttttagaAGTTTAACTGCCGCTACCATGTTAGACCCGTTATCACACGTAACGGAGAATACTTGGTCTATAGACAA harbors:
- the LOC128739838 gene encoding uncharacterized protein LOC128739838; this encodes MKPRVIPKKPIATDQQLFVDSAIKLVSLHNMSLLKERNVVYSRADKGNAIVIMDKNDYDSRVLNMINEGPYEECKFKNGKPKDPLNTMIDEANVVRQKVARLMGDEKLERRLYVPNPKVASLYCLPKIHKNPLSMRPISSNICTPTEKMAAWLVDEIKRYPVTHGKSVKNSIELVDQIKDLEIRRSEIMVSFDVASLFPSVPVEDALKSLRAHLERKQVPSNHIAAYLSVAQLCMKQNLFMFRGKFYKQNFGLSMGSKLSPLLAEVFMSDFETEVQKDKMFPRVWKRYVDDVFALVKERYLPQTLNLLNSKHDSIRFTVEKEQDGTLPFLDLRISIKEDKTLKFGIYRKPTSTDRFITSDSNHFGAQKQAAFHSMAHRLFNIPLEDEEFNAEREKIHKIAGQNGYDSNFVNKILRKHERKRHRQNATTLQPDSDEKEREEVNHPRKGYIPKPDMCRDEKENLATNEREVIDMWKQFFEQHLNGDTTEGSETEVNLGVATNDSSVAATDLEEIR